DNA from Biomphalaria glabrata chromosome 14, xgBioGlab47.1, whole genome shotgun sequence:
ATGATTTTCCACATCaaataatggttttaaattgttattatataaaatctaaattttgtcactttaaaaaaaaatgtgtgcacTTCTTCTAGCCAGATTAGATGATTAGATGCAGAATCTTTTGCAGATTTCACCAAAGAAAAatagcaatctttttttttttttcaactgatCAGCACTGCCACACAGAATGTTGGTAATGTTGGGTTGTTGTGTCATTAGGTGAATTAAAATTGGGCATTCAAAAAGGGTATGGTTCGGTTTAATATTTGGTGTCTTCAGAAGGGTGGATGAGTGGTGTTTATTCTGTTAGGGTGATAATTTtaaacagaatgagacaacatatgatCCAGAAGCTAAAACTCAGGACTAGCAAATCTTGCCCTTGCGAAGAaccaccagagaatgctgaccatgtccttcaaagttGCATACTATACCAAGAGTcctgaacaagactctggccccaaaaaccctcctatagaagaaaaactataggGATAAATACCTGATTTTGAAAACACTTCACTGTTCATCTCAGATATGGGATTATTGATCTGAACTCTTCAACATGAAAAATTAGAACAAAGAAGCAGtagtatattaaatatttaaagaaagtttgtttttaatccCAAACAAATGATAATCATTGCTTTGTAAGCAATCTCATTGCATATGTGTATCTATTGTGAAGATAttgtaattgaaatatttaaacttcATAGTTTTATGTTGTTCATTTTATAGTAGAGAAGATACCAATCAAGTACTTGCAACTAAAAACAAGACCTGTGATCCATCCTCTGGTGAGAAATTTGTTTCcttttaatattcttttttttttccaaaattcTAAGCTTTAATCAGTGATGGGAATATTCAAAAATTTTCTTCCAGTTTGGGAAATATCCTCCTATTTCAGATAAAAAGAAATCCTAAAATGTTTTGATGTTTCTCCTTTAGACAGTCTTCAACTTTATTAAAGCTATTAGACACACCATCAGCATTTTGCACTGTTATAGTAGCTTTGGCATATTGAGTTTCTGTgccaatttaaaattatatttgatgGGAACTTGTAGGACATGTGTATCACATTTAACAGCCAAATTCTaggtatattaaaaaaacactaacTCCAAATTCTTtacataaattattttcttttcatccCAACTTTAGACTCCTCCTTAAGTCAAAATCCATTGTCACTTGATACATAATTTGCTTAACTGTGTATATCTGTATCACTGCTTTCACAACTACTGCTTTACATGTATCTTGTCATAACCACCCCATTGCTATATtaaatagttataatgttttttgtttggtgtaatgcacaaattgtaagacaaatttccttacggataataaagattattattattattattattattaaagaaaacGACAAGTTCCCCTTTAAAACCTAGTTATCTCTAGGGCTGATGATTTTAAGGCTATTTGTGtttttggccaatggttaatgaggaggttgtcatgtagccagcacaacaaccaacaacctttactttcccaaactaatgtcaggcacacattagagctgggtggactcatggacTCCATAAATATCCTGAAACTCTAAATCCCCGCTTCAAGATTTGAACCTAGGACCCCAGGTAAAAGCTAAGTGcttaacctctcagccaccgtGTCTTCTACCACTGCTATACACTAGATTAGTATTACATTCTACCAGCCACATGAGGGTGGACAAAACCCCAGCGCAAAgctctcagccccctggatgacaaagtggtcatcatcgaaccactatggacaaactatatataattacattctacttatttaaaaatatgttcaatGACCCGTGATGACAGCAAAGCTGTGAAAGAATCTTTTAGTCAGAATTACTTAGAGTAGAATATGACAAATTGACATAaaagtaaagagaaaaaattttttttcataatttaactaaggattATTTGTTGAAAAGGTAACACTGTTTGATATATTCATAAGGTCAATATTgatctatatattttgcttTACATTTCGTCAGCACATCAACAGGTAACTTTTAACTAACTTTCTCATAAAAAGCATTTCTCCATTTGTATTACAGGGAAGATGTTGTGACTATCTGTAATGTTGCTAATTGACTAAAGTtaccttattatttttttagctttttagtgaataatgaatattgttttttttttctctattttatagattttttaaattctcatgATATATGCCTCAAGAATACAATGGATCTGTGTCTGACACCTCTTCAAAGTTTGACTTGCACTAAAGGAACTGCACACAGTTCATTTATAGACTTGCAAAACTTCTCAGTCAGTCATCTACCACCATGTTACCAACACAAGGAAATGTTTAATTTAGTTACCGCTTTAGCTGACTTGGTTATCATGGTACAACTTCcacaagaagaaaatgtctATTTACAAGGAACAGGCAAGATAGATGAAGTTTTTATTAACACTAATGAAAATCACAAATGCTACTGTTTGAAATGCAGTACTTCTCAGAACCCAAGCAAAGAATGGGGCATGATAAGAATAATGACCTCGGCAAACTTGCTTAAGGGCTGCAAAGATGCCACAAAATACAAGTGTACACTCTTTTTTGATGAGGGAGAAGATAAAGTTGTCAATTTATTAGGAAATGGTATTGTGAAAATGGATGTAGATAGTGACTATTGTACATTTTTTTGCATATCTTGTGATATGGATCTGGTTGAAAAATTGGATGCACATCTTGATGTTTTCATTGAAAACTGGTCTGATGCTGTAGTTAAATACTATCCTACTGTCAAATGCACAGACGAAAAATTGATAGTGATTATCTCACATCCTCATGGGTGTAAGAAGCATATATCATTAGGGAAATGGTCAAAGTTAGAGCCCCATGTTGAATATGATGCTGCCATGTGTCCTGGTTGTTCTGGCTCATATCTGCTTCTACCCGTTTTTGATGTGGATGAGGATTCTGATGATATGTGATCTCTTTATCGTATCTCCAGATGTAGATCAAACTAATTCCAATATGTTTAACAAAGTTAATTTGTGTGTATTATGTGttgtagccacgggaaatactgcattcctcattaatcttcagactggAAGACAAGCCTTTGTTTTACAAACTGTTTAATAATTGTACTTGGGACTAAgcttacaaaaataatttttaaaaagttgtatacCCCCTATTTTTTATTGATGATAATCctgtttctttttctattaCAATTGCAATGAgctcattaaatttaaaaaaatgatggcGTATGTACCTGGCTGGTCCCTTCCTTCTCACTGTGAAATGTCAtcaaactatttttgttttcatgtataaataatgtaataattaaaaCACCTTACTGAGAAACAAGCAGAATTAGATAGAAGTACAGTGTTTGTAATTAATTCTACTAAAAGAaacttttcatttaattcatactcttaagaaattaaattgtatgtaggtcacagctgggactgcatagccgcaggaaatactgcattcctcattaatcttcaagccttattatcattattatttattattatgtagtaGTGTAGATAAGACTTAGAGAGTAAAGGGGAacatgtaacatttttttttattttttagatgcTCAGCAACTTGTA
Protein-coding regions in this window:
- the LOC129922956 gene encoding uncharacterized protein LOC129922956, with the translated sequence MAAAAPVLAEMDCPPFCESSKESNSREDTNQVLATKNKTCDPSSDFLNSHDICLKNTMDLCLTPLQSLTCTKGTAHSSFIDLQNFSVSHLPPCYQHKEMFNLVTALADLVIMVQLPQEENVYLQGTGKIDEVFINTNENHKCYCLKCSTSQNPSKEWGMIRIMTSANLLKGCKDATKYKCTLFFDEGEDKVVNLLGNGIVKMDVDSDYCTFFCISCDMDLVEKLDAHLDVFIENWSDAVVKYYPTVKCTDEKLIVIISHPHGCKKHISLGKWSKLEPHVEYDAAMCPGCSGSYLLLPVFDVDEDSDDM